In one Chelmon rostratus isolate fCheRos1 chromosome 7, fCheRos1.pri, whole genome shotgun sequence genomic region, the following are encoded:
- the LOC121609368 gene encoding protein sel-1 homolog 3 isoform X1: MERLMKTQCEPWLFTHYRYLCVCCLCMQIVWGLNQVTLLNPPQEPLSGHLLEVLYSCDEPATVQLDCIVSFDTGITSTLLLRQWKCVPGDPKIRTLELNLPDWLVYQADGIVPDSQWVLSCILLASVRYGGLDDSERSVAAQDVATLQPRPFFNRPVKWHPLCIAWSTQMLQLTQRFSKKQCPLEQETVHLLSSIYASTGESFGITKTLEPYSNELLEYLRVKAISFPWCMFSIWIFVTRHCQKNMCGVFHHIDSHNNYVTPSLFLIKSGQLHIQMNGESQESSAFLSPFKVPLSEWCQISVTLHGRTVTVSMVCMDNEQRTVHSVEHMARHIVMLDDTEGYFVIGGGRYISGVEGYFGPLVYYRNRISPHSMSEVVIPDVIRIVNLTGWLQTCQAFRLEMTMKLIGYSLQATQETESGKSCFDAFHEWTVKDRLPSECQCELWEATAPHRTQAAKLARFLAFRHGEGRVSLAAVGRALYSLSLHKLGRASSTAVVSRISPLLLQAGCLADNRALHMTSVLYSTGLGVKKQANKAWLLALLAAQKDDRLALLHLGHLHHQGLHGLPQDTDLAYAYYANIAKQTTIDRQNPTPQQMFVEAVYLNNDDVLKLQTSEDHHIFQWLKLQARRGAAEAEQAIARMLFWGQQGVSPNIQEAVRHYERGAVQWEDPVSMYDYGIVLLQGHGVEKDVPKAVTFLKKAMDQGFVPAINALAWYYEQFEQDYKQAVQLWERADLLECPDAALNLGVVHSQGLYPGKAADQFMAYQYYLRSAERGHVRGAVHLADIWTTGIPGRVNRRPSDAVLWVKWAAEHNGYLGSILRKALDSYLKSDMVSSLLYYMMAAESGYAAAQFNVAYLCEQNTFAFLDTAFASDCMWRYYNLTIQSQNPDTYALIRMGDLLYEGQGYGQKDLFSAAEMYTLAALRNEPQGWYNLGLLAEEGFRLPLSILTELGLSELYLADSTLLLSALYKRCRDSEDTDSDLPCSLAIFNVYLQSFQKDYSAAIKLFTAVTVVAAPTIFLIALGVLRRPVRSLS; encoded by the exons ATGGAGAgattaatgaaaacacagtgtgaaccATGGCTTTTCACACACTACagatacctgtgtgtgtgttgtctctgtaTGCAG ATCGTCTGGGGTTTAAACCAGGTGACACTGCTGAATCCTCCACAGGAGCCCCTCTCAGGCCACCTTTTGGAAGTACTTTACTCTTGTGATGAACCCGCTACAGTGCAGCTGGACTGTATTGTGTCTTTTGACACCGGCATCACTTCCACACTCCTGCTAAGACAGTGGAAATGCGTCCCCGGTGACCCTAAAATAAGGACTCTGGAGCTGAACCTGCCGGATTGGTTGGTGTATCAAGCTGATGGGATTGTTCCAGACTCCCAGTGGGTGCTGAGTTGTATCCTGCTGGCGTCAGTCAGATACGGTGGCCTTGATGACAGCGAGAGGTCTGTCGCGGCTCAGGATGTGGCAACTCTGCAGCCTAGGCCTTTTTTTAATCGACCAGTAAAATGGCATCCACTGTGCATTGCCTGGAGCACGCAAATGCTGCAGCTAACTCAACGGTTTTCAAAGAAACAGTGCCCTTTGGAGCAAG AAACAGTGCACTTGCTGTCTTCAATATATGCTTCAACTGGAGAAAGCTTTGGTATCACAAAGACACTGGAGCCCTATAGCAATGAGTTACTGGAGTATTTGCGTGTTAAAGCCATCTCTTTTCCATG GTGTATGTTCTCCATCTGGATATTTGTGACCAGACACTGCCAGAAAAACATGTGCGGTGTGTTTCATCACATAGACTCCCATAATAACTATGTCACACCATCACTGTTCCTCATAAAGTCAG GCCAGCTACACATCCAGATGAATGGAGAGTCTCAGGAATCCTCTGCATTCCTCTCTCCATTCAAGGTGCCTTTAAGCGAGTGGTGCCAAATCAGTGTGACGCTGCATGGTAGAACA GTGACTGTCTCCATGGTGTGCATGGATAATGAGCAGAGAACAGTTCATTCTGTGGAACACAT GGCGAGGCATATTGTCATGCTGGATGACACAGAGGGATATTTTGTGATTGGTGGAGGGAGATACATAAGCGGTGTGGAAGGTTATTTTGGACCATTGGTGTACTACCGCAACAGAATATCACCTCACAGCATG TCTGAAGTTGTTATTCCAGATGTTATTAGGATTGTAAATCTGACCGGATGGCTGCAGACCTGTCAAGCATTTCGCCTCGAGATGACGATGAAACTCATTGGCTATTCTCTCCAGGCCACACAGGAGACAGAGTCTGGTA AGTCTTGTTTTGATGCTTTCCATGAGTGGACAGTAAAGGACAGGCTGCCATCAGAGTGTCAGTGTGAGCTGTGGGAGGCGACTGCCCCTCATAGAACACAAGCAGCAAAACTGGCCAGGTTTTTGGCTTTCCGACATG GAGAAGGAAGAGTTAGCCTGGCAGCTGTGGGCCGAGCGCTATACTCCTTATCTCTTCATAAGCTGGGCAGAGCAAGCAGCACTGCAGTGGTCAGCAGAATATCACCACTGCTGCTCCAAGCCGGCTGCTTAGCTGATAACCGAGCTCTGCACATGACATCGGTCCTCTACAGCACTGGCCTGGGAGTCAAGAAGCAGGCCAACAAG GCTTGGCTCCTGGCCCTGCTGGCCGCCCAGAAGGATGATCGATTAGCACTTCTGCATCTTGGGCACCTGCACCACCAGGGTCTCCATGGCCTCCCCCAAGACACAGACCTGGCCTATGCATATTACGCAAACATTGCTAAACAGACAACTATAGACCGTCAGAATCCCACGCCACAACAG ATGTTTGTTGAGGCTGTATACCTGAACAATGATGACGTGTTGAAGCTCCAGACCAGTGAGGACCATCACATCTTCCAGTGGCTGAAACTGCAGGCACGCAGGGGAGCAGCTGAAGCTGAG CAAGCGATTGCCCGCATGCTGTTCTGGGGTCAGCAGGGAGTGTCTCCAAACATCCAGGAGGCTGTGAGACATTATGAAAGGGGAGCCGTCCAGTGGGAAGACCCTGTGTCAATGTATGACTATGGCATAGTCCTACTGCAG GGACATGGGGTTGAAAAAGACGTTCCAAAAGCTGTCACTTTCCTGAAGAAAGCAATGGACCAG GGTTTTGTTCCTGCAATCAATGCCCTGGCCTGGTACTATGAGCAGTTTGAGCAAGACTACAAGCAGGCGGTGCAGCTGTGGGAGCGGGCCGATCTCCTCGAGTGCCCGGACGCTGCTTTGAACCTTGGTGTCGTACACTCACAGGGTCTGTATCCAGGAAAAGCTGCTGACCAG tttATGGCCTATCAGTACTATCTGaggtctgcagagagagggCACGTCAGGGGAGCGGTTCACCTCGCCGACATCTGGACCACTGGGATACCCGGCCGCGTCAACAGACGTCCTTCAGATGCTGTTTT GTGGGTAAAGTGGGCCGCTGAGCACAATGGATACCTGGGCAGCATCTTACGGAAAGCCTTGGATTCATATCTCAAGAGTGACAT GGTCAGCTCACTGTTATATTACATGATGGCTGCTGAGTCCGGCTATGCAGCTGCCCAGTTCAACGTGGCATATCTATGTGAACAAAATACG TTTGCTTTTCTGGATACTGCTTTTGCATCAGACTGTATGTGGAGATACTACAACCTTACAATCCAAAGTCAGAATCCTGACACATACG CTTTGATTAGGATGGGTGACCTGCTGTACGAGGGGCAGGGCTACGGGCAGAAAGACTtgttctctgcagcagagatgtACACACTGGCAGCACTGAGGAACGAGCCACAG GGGTGGTACAACCTTGGTCTCCTTGCTGAAGAGGGTTTCAGGCTGCCGCTGTCGATACTGACTGAACTCGGCCTTTCAGAGCTGTACTTGGCAGACAGCACTTTGCTCCTAAGTGCTTTGTACAAAAG ATGCAGAGACTCAGAAGATACAGATTCAGACTTGCCTTGCAGCCTTGCCATCTTCAATGTGTATCTCCAGTCTTTCCAAAAAGACTACAGTGCTGCTATTAAG CTCTTCACTGCTGTTACTGTGGTTGCAGCTCCGACGATATTCTTAATCGCCCTCGGTGTGCTCAGGAGACCCGTCCGGTCCCTCAGCTAG
- the LOC121609368 gene encoding protein sel-1 homolog 3 isoform X2, giving the protein MERLMKTQCEPWLFTHYRYLCVCCLCMQIVWGLNQVTLLNPPQEPLSGHLLEVLYSCDEPATVQLDCIVSFDTGITSTLLLRQWKCVPGDPKIRTLELNLPDWLVYQADGIVPDSQWVLSCILLASVRYGGLDDSERSVAAQDVATLQPRPFFNRPVKWHPLCIAWSTQMLQLTQRFSKKQCPLEQETVHLLSSIYASTGESFGITKTLEPYSNELLEYLRVKAISFPWCMFSIWIFVTRHCQKNMCGVFHHIDSHNNYVTPSLFLIKSGQLHIQMNGESQESSAFLSPFKVPLSEWCQISVTLHGRTVTVSMVCMDNEQRTVHSVEHMARHIVMLDDTEGYFVIGGGRYISGVEGYFGPLVYYRNRISPHSMSEVVIPDVIRIVNLTGWLQTCQAFRLEMTMKLIGYSLQATQETESESCFDAFHEWTVKDRLPSECQCELWEATAPHRTQAAKLARFLAFRHGEGRVSLAAVGRALYSLSLHKLGRASSTAVVSRISPLLLQAGCLADNRALHMTSVLYSTGLGVKKQANKAWLLALLAAQKDDRLALLHLGHLHHQGLHGLPQDTDLAYAYYANIAKQTTIDRQNPTPQQMFVEAVYLNNDDVLKLQTSEDHHIFQWLKLQARRGAAEAEQAIARMLFWGQQGVSPNIQEAVRHYERGAVQWEDPVSMYDYGIVLLQGHGVEKDVPKAVTFLKKAMDQGFVPAINALAWYYEQFEQDYKQAVQLWERADLLECPDAALNLGVVHSQGLYPGKAADQFMAYQYYLRSAERGHVRGAVHLADIWTTGIPGRVNRRPSDAVLWVKWAAEHNGYLGSILRKALDSYLKSDMVSSLLYYMMAAESGYAAAQFNVAYLCEQNTFAFLDTAFASDCMWRYYNLTIQSQNPDTYALIRMGDLLYEGQGYGQKDLFSAAEMYTLAALRNEPQGWYNLGLLAEEGFRLPLSILTELGLSELYLADSTLLLSALYKRCRDSEDTDSDLPCSLAIFNVYLQSFQKDYSAAIKLFTAVTVVAAPTIFLIALGVLRRPVRSLS; this is encoded by the exons ATGGAGAgattaatgaaaacacagtgtgaaccATGGCTTTTCACACACTACagatacctgtgtgtgtgttgtctctgtaTGCAG ATCGTCTGGGGTTTAAACCAGGTGACACTGCTGAATCCTCCACAGGAGCCCCTCTCAGGCCACCTTTTGGAAGTACTTTACTCTTGTGATGAACCCGCTACAGTGCAGCTGGACTGTATTGTGTCTTTTGACACCGGCATCACTTCCACACTCCTGCTAAGACAGTGGAAATGCGTCCCCGGTGACCCTAAAATAAGGACTCTGGAGCTGAACCTGCCGGATTGGTTGGTGTATCAAGCTGATGGGATTGTTCCAGACTCCCAGTGGGTGCTGAGTTGTATCCTGCTGGCGTCAGTCAGATACGGTGGCCTTGATGACAGCGAGAGGTCTGTCGCGGCTCAGGATGTGGCAACTCTGCAGCCTAGGCCTTTTTTTAATCGACCAGTAAAATGGCATCCACTGTGCATTGCCTGGAGCACGCAAATGCTGCAGCTAACTCAACGGTTTTCAAAGAAACAGTGCCCTTTGGAGCAAG AAACAGTGCACTTGCTGTCTTCAATATATGCTTCAACTGGAGAAAGCTTTGGTATCACAAAGACACTGGAGCCCTATAGCAATGAGTTACTGGAGTATTTGCGTGTTAAAGCCATCTCTTTTCCATG GTGTATGTTCTCCATCTGGATATTTGTGACCAGACACTGCCAGAAAAACATGTGCGGTGTGTTTCATCACATAGACTCCCATAATAACTATGTCACACCATCACTGTTCCTCATAAAGTCAG GCCAGCTACACATCCAGATGAATGGAGAGTCTCAGGAATCCTCTGCATTCCTCTCTCCATTCAAGGTGCCTTTAAGCGAGTGGTGCCAAATCAGTGTGACGCTGCATGGTAGAACA GTGACTGTCTCCATGGTGTGCATGGATAATGAGCAGAGAACAGTTCATTCTGTGGAACACAT GGCGAGGCATATTGTCATGCTGGATGACACAGAGGGATATTTTGTGATTGGTGGAGGGAGATACATAAGCGGTGTGGAAGGTTATTTTGGACCATTGGTGTACTACCGCAACAGAATATCACCTCACAGCATG TCTGAAGTTGTTATTCCAGATGTTATTAGGATTGTAAATCTGACCGGATGGCTGCAGACCTGTCAAGCATTTCGCCTCGAGATGACGATGAAACTCATTGGCTATTCTCTCCAGGCCACACAGGAGACAGAGTCTG AGTCTTGTTTTGATGCTTTCCATGAGTGGACAGTAAAGGACAGGCTGCCATCAGAGTGTCAGTGTGAGCTGTGGGAGGCGACTGCCCCTCATAGAACACAAGCAGCAAAACTGGCCAGGTTTTTGGCTTTCCGACATG GAGAAGGAAGAGTTAGCCTGGCAGCTGTGGGCCGAGCGCTATACTCCTTATCTCTTCATAAGCTGGGCAGAGCAAGCAGCACTGCAGTGGTCAGCAGAATATCACCACTGCTGCTCCAAGCCGGCTGCTTAGCTGATAACCGAGCTCTGCACATGACATCGGTCCTCTACAGCACTGGCCTGGGAGTCAAGAAGCAGGCCAACAAG GCTTGGCTCCTGGCCCTGCTGGCCGCCCAGAAGGATGATCGATTAGCACTTCTGCATCTTGGGCACCTGCACCACCAGGGTCTCCATGGCCTCCCCCAAGACACAGACCTGGCCTATGCATATTACGCAAACATTGCTAAACAGACAACTATAGACCGTCAGAATCCCACGCCACAACAG ATGTTTGTTGAGGCTGTATACCTGAACAATGATGACGTGTTGAAGCTCCAGACCAGTGAGGACCATCACATCTTCCAGTGGCTGAAACTGCAGGCACGCAGGGGAGCAGCTGAAGCTGAG CAAGCGATTGCCCGCATGCTGTTCTGGGGTCAGCAGGGAGTGTCTCCAAACATCCAGGAGGCTGTGAGACATTATGAAAGGGGAGCCGTCCAGTGGGAAGACCCTGTGTCAATGTATGACTATGGCATAGTCCTACTGCAG GGACATGGGGTTGAAAAAGACGTTCCAAAAGCTGTCACTTTCCTGAAGAAAGCAATGGACCAG GGTTTTGTTCCTGCAATCAATGCCCTGGCCTGGTACTATGAGCAGTTTGAGCAAGACTACAAGCAGGCGGTGCAGCTGTGGGAGCGGGCCGATCTCCTCGAGTGCCCGGACGCTGCTTTGAACCTTGGTGTCGTACACTCACAGGGTCTGTATCCAGGAAAAGCTGCTGACCAG tttATGGCCTATCAGTACTATCTGaggtctgcagagagagggCACGTCAGGGGAGCGGTTCACCTCGCCGACATCTGGACCACTGGGATACCCGGCCGCGTCAACAGACGTCCTTCAGATGCTGTTTT GTGGGTAAAGTGGGCCGCTGAGCACAATGGATACCTGGGCAGCATCTTACGGAAAGCCTTGGATTCATATCTCAAGAGTGACAT GGTCAGCTCACTGTTATATTACATGATGGCTGCTGAGTCCGGCTATGCAGCTGCCCAGTTCAACGTGGCATATCTATGTGAACAAAATACG TTTGCTTTTCTGGATACTGCTTTTGCATCAGACTGTATGTGGAGATACTACAACCTTACAATCCAAAGTCAGAATCCTGACACATACG CTTTGATTAGGATGGGTGACCTGCTGTACGAGGGGCAGGGCTACGGGCAGAAAGACTtgttctctgcagcagagatgtACACACTGGCAGCACTGAGGAACGAGCCACAG GGGTGGTACAACCTTGGTCTCCTTGCTGAAGAGGGTTTCAGGCTGCCGCTGTCGATACTGACTGAACTCGGCCTTTCAGAGCTGTACTTGGCAGACAGCACTTTGCTCCTAAGTGCTTTGTACAAAAG ATGCAGAGACTCAGAAGATACAGATTCAGACTTGCCTTGCAGCCTTGCCATCTTCAATGTGTATCTCCAGTCTTTCCAAAAAGACTACAGTGCTGCTATTAAG CTCTTCACTGCTGTTACTGTGGTTGCAGCTCCGACGATATTCTTAATCGCCCTCGGTGTGCTCAGGAGACCCGTCCGGTCCCTCAGCTAG